Within the Comamonadaceae bacterium OTU4NAUVB1 genome, the region GCAGCTGCTGGCGGTGCATCAGGTGCCAGGAGACCCGGTTCATGTTGTAGGCGATCACCATCGGCCGCTTGAAGAGCGCTGCCTCGAGCGTCGCGGTGCCGCTGGCGATGAGCGTGACGTCGCAGGCGGCCAGCACCTCGTGCGAGCGGCCGTCGACCAGCTGCACGCGGTCGGCGACGTCGCTCGCGCGCAGCAGCCCTTCGACCTCCTCGCGCAGGCTCGGGATCACGGGCGACACGAAGCGCAGCGCCGGCATCCGCTGGACCATGAGCGCCGCCGTGGCGAAGAACCGGGCGGCGAGCGCCCGGACCTCCGAGCGGCGGCTGCCCGGCAGCAGCGCCACCACGGGTGCGTCCCCGGACAGCCCGAGCGCGGCACGCGCGGCGCTCCGGTCGGGTGACATGGGAATCACGTTGGCGAGCGGATGACCGACGTAGGTGGCCTCGACGCCCTGCTCTTCCAGCAGCGCGGGCTCGAACGGGAAGATGCACAGCACGTGGTCGGCGGCGGAGCGGATCTTGTCGATGCGGTCCGCGCGCCAGGCCCAGATCGACGGGCAGACGAAATGCACCGTCTTCATGCCACGCCCGCGCAGGGCGCTCTCGAGGTCGAGGTTGAAGTCGGGCGCGTCGACGCCGATGAACAGCTCGGGCCACTCGCGCAGCAGCCGGGCCTTCAGTTGCCGGCGGATGCCGGCGATCTCCGCATAGTGCCGCAGCACCTCGATGTAGCCGCGCACCGCCAGTTTCTCCTGGGGCCACCAGCTCTCGAAGCCGCGTCGAAGCATCTGCGGGCCGCCGATGCCCTGCGTCTGGACGTCAGGCCAGCGACGGCGGATTCCGTCGAGCAGCAGCCCGGCGAGGAGATCGCCCGAAGGCTCGCCCGCGACCAGCGCGAAACGCTTCGTTGCGTTGTCCGGCATGCGGGATTCAGCGGGCGATGCCGCGCGTGCTGCGCGACAGGAAATCGCTCATCAGGGCGACGTCGCCCGCGGCTTCCGGTGATTCGATCGCCAGGGCATCGATCGCCGCGCGCGCGTCCTCGAGCTTGCGGCCCTGGCGATAGAGCAACCGGTGCATCTGCTTGATGGCGGCGATGCGGACGGCCGAGAAATCGCGTCGGCGCAAGCCTTCCAGGTGGAAGCCGCGCACGGCCAGCGGGTTGCCGTCGACCAGCATGTAGGGCGGCACGTCCTGGGTCACGGCGCTGGCGAAGCCGACCATCGCGTGCGCGCCCACCTTCACGAACTGATGGATGCCCGTCAGGCCGCCGATGAGCACCCAGTCGCCGAGCTCGACATGGCCCGCCAGGGTCGTGTTGTTGGCCAGCGTGGTGTGGTCGCCCACTCGGCAGTCGTGCGCGACGTGGGTGTAAGCCATGATCCAGTTGTCGCTGCCCACGCGCGTCACCCCACCGGCGCCGGGCACGCCCAGGTTGAAGGTGCAGAACTCGCGGATGGTGTTCCGGTCGCCGATGCGCAATTCGGTCGGCTCGCCGGCGTATTTCTTGTCCTGCGGCACGGCACCGAGCGACGAGAACTGGAAGATTCGGTTGTCACGACCGATGGTCGTGCGCCCTTCGATCACGCAATGCGCGCCGATCGTGGTGCCCGCCCCCACCGACACGTGGGGACCGATCACCGCATACGGACCGACGCTCACCGACGCATCGAGCTGCGCCGACGGATCGACCAAGGCCGTCGAATGAACCTGCGTCATGGCGCGGCGCGCTATCAGCTGAGCTGGCGCATGGCGCACATCAACGTCGCCTCGCAGGCCAGCTCGCTGCCCACGCGAGCGCGTCCGGTGAACTTGGAAATGCCTGCCTTCATGCGGTCGATCTCGACCTCCAGCGTCAGCTGGTCACCGGGTTCGACGGGCCGCTTGAAGCGGGCGCCGTCAATGGCGGCGAAGTAGTACACCGTGTTGTCGTCGGGAACGATGTCCAGCGAATGGAACGAGAGCAACGCCGCCGCCTGCGCCATGGCTTCGAGCATGAGCACCCCGGGCATCACCGGTCGATGAGGGAAATGGCCATTGAAGAACGGCTCGTTCATCGTCACGTTCTTGAGCGCCGTGATGCGCTTGCCTTTTTCCATGTCGAGCACCCGGTCCACCAGCAGGAACGGATAGCGGTGGGGAAGGAGTTTGAGGATCTGGTGGATGTCGAGCGTCGTCATGGTGTTCTTCTATCGTGCATCGTGCTTGTTCTCCAACGCCTTGATGCGGTCGCGAAGACGATGCAATTGCTTGAGCGTGGCAGCGTTTTTCTCCCACGTGGCATTGTCGTCGATGGGAAACATTCCCGTGTACTGGCCCGGCTTGTGGATCGATCGCGTCACCACCGTGGCCGCGGAGACATGGACGCCATCGACCAGCGTGAGATGACCCAGCACGATGGCGCCACCGCCCACCGTGCAATGTGCGCCGATCACCGCACTGCCCGCGACGCCCACGCATCCGGCCATGGCGGAATGCCTGCCGATGCGCACGTTGTGACCGATCTGGATGAGGTTGTCGAGCTTCACGCCATCCTCGATGACGGTATCGTCCAATGCGCCTCGATCGATGCAGGTGTTGGCACCGATCTCCACGTCGTCGCCGATGCGCACGGCCCCCAGCTGTTCGATCTTGATCCAATGCCCCTCATGCGGCGCGAAGCCGAAACCGTCGGCCCCGATCACGACGCCCGGATGCAGCAGGCAACGAGCGCCGATGACGCAATCCTCGTTCACGGTCACGCGCGACTTCAGCACCGTGCCGGCACCGATCCTCGCACCACGTTCGACGACGCAGAAGGCACCGATGCGAACGCTCTCGTCGATCACCGCGTCGGCGTCGATGGCCGCGCTCGGATGGATGCGCACGGCATCGGGACGCGCATGCGCGACCTTCCAATGCTGCGTCAGGCGCGCGAAATAAAGATAGGGATCGGGCGTGAGGATGCATGCGCCGCGGGACATCGCGACATCGCTCAGAGCGGGCGCCACGATGACGCACCCTGCCCGGGACGCCGTCAATTCCTTGCGGTATTTGGGATGGCTCAGAAAGGAGAGCGCATCCGGCGTGGCATTCTGCAGCGACGACAGGCGCTCGATCGACAGGGCCGCATCGCCATGCAACTCGCCTCCCAAGGCATCGACGATGGCGCCCAGTCGCAATGCCACTTGCAGATCTGACGTCGGTTCCGGTCCTTACTTGCCGCCGGTCGGGGCGGCAGCAGGCACGGAATTGTTGAGTGCCTTGATCACTTTTTCAGTGATGTCGTGCTTGGGATTGATGTAGATCGCTTCCTGGAGGATGGCGTCGTACTTCTCGGCTTCGGCGACCTGCTTGACCACGCGGTTCGCACGGTCGTAGACCTGCTGCAATTCCTCGTTCTTGCGGGCGTTCAGATCTTCCTGGAATTCTCGGCGCTTGCGCTGGAACTCGCGGTCCTGATCGACCAGGGCCCGCTGGCGTGTGGCCCGCTGGCCCTCGGAGAGCGTCGGCGCCTCGCGCTCGAACTTCTCGGATGCCACCTTGAGCGCTTCGCCCTGGCTGGCCACGTCCCGCTCCCGCTTCAGGAATTCCGACTCCAGCTTGGCCTGGGCCAACTTGGCCGGCTGCGCCTCGCGCAGCACGCGGTCGGGATTGACGAAGCCGATGCGGAACGTCTCTTGCGCCTGGGCGGGCAGGACAGCCAGCACAGCCAGTGGAACCAGCAGAACCGCACTGGCGACACGGAACGAATGAATCATTAGAACGAGGTTCCGATCTGGAATTGGAAGCTTTGAATTCTATCTTTGTAGATCGGATTGAGCGGGTCGGAGAGGTCATCCTCCTTCTGCGAGCGGATCGGCCGGGCAACCGCGAGACGCAGCGGCCCCAGCGGGGAAATCCAGCTGATGCCCAGACCGAGCGAAGCCCGGATCTTCTTCTGCGCAGCCCATTGCGCATCCGTCTGCGTGGTGCGGTCGGTGAAGACGTTGCCCACGTCGAAGAAGCCGTAGAGGCGCAGGGTGCGATCGTTGCCGGCGCCCGGGAACGGCGTGCTCAACTCGACATTCAGGATGGCCTTCTTCGTGCCACCCAGGGCGGCACGCGTCACCGAGTCACGCGGACCGAGCGAGTTCTGCTCGAAACCACGAATCGAACCCAGGCCGCCGGCATAGAAGTTCTTGAAGATCGGATAGAGCTGGTCCTGGAGTGCCTTGCCATAGCCGACTTCACCGTTGAACGCCAGCGTGTATTGCTTCGTGAGCGGGAAGTACTGCTGGTATTGATAGCTGCTCTTGATGTACTTCAGATCGCCGCCCACGCCCCATTCGAGGTTGCCGCGCTGGAGTCGGCCGCTGGTGGGGACGAGTGCGCTGTCGCGATCGTCCCGGGCCCAGCCGATGGTCAATGGCAGGCCCCATTTGCTGTCGTCGGTGCAGGACGTGATGATGCCGGCCGCGCTGAGTTGGCAGCCGAAATATTCCCGGTAGGCCTGGGGCGTGGTAGCCGCCACGATGGAGCCGGGCTTGAAGTTGAAGCGCTCGAGGCCGGCACCGAAGAAGACGGTGTCCACTTCGCTGAAGGGCACGCCGAACTTGATCGAGCCGCCTTCGCTGACCAGGGAATAGTCACCGTCCTGGGTGTAGTAGGGGCGCGACGTCTGGTGGAAAACGCTGAAGGTCCGGGAGATGCCGTCCTTGGTGAAATACGGATCCGTCGCGGTCAGCGAGATCGTCTTGTAGTACTTGCTGGTATTGACCTGCAGGCCCAGGAAGTTGCCCGACCCGAAGACGTTCTCCTGCGAAATGCCGAAAGTCAGCGACACCTTCTCGGAGCTGGAGAAGCCGGCACCCAGTTGCAGCGACCCGGTGGGTTTTTCCACCACGTTGACCGTGAGGTCGACCTGATCGGGCGAGCCCGGCACCTCCTGGGTGTCGACGGTGACTTCCGTGAAGAAGCCCAGGCGGTCCACCCGGTCTCGCGAGAGCTTGATCTTGTCGCCGTCGTACCAGGACGCCTCGTACTGGCGGAATTCGCGCCGCACCACCTCGTCGCGCGTCTTGTTGTTGCCACCGACGCTCAAGCGCCGCACGTACACCCGGCGCGCCGGCTCGGCCAGCAGGGAGAGTGTCACGCGATTGGTCGTGCGGTCGATCTCCGGCCGTGCCTCCACCCGCGCGAACGCATAGCCGAAGGTACCGAAGTAGTCCGTGAACGCCTTGGTCGTCTCGGCCACCTGTTCGCCGTTGTACGGCTGCCCTGCCCGGATGGTCACCAGCGACTTGAACTCCTCGTCGCGTCCGAGGTAGTTGCCGTCGAGCTTCACGCCCGCCACCGTGAACTTCTCGCCCTCGGTGATGTTCACGGTCACCGCCAGATCTTCCCGGTCGGGCGACAGCGCCACCTGGGTCGAATCGATGCGGAATTCCAGGTAGCCGCGCGAGAGATAGTAAGAACGAAGCGTCTCCAGGTCGGCGTTGAGCTTGGCGCGCGAGTACTGGTTGGACTTCGTGTACCAGCTCATCCAGCCGCCCGCGTCCTGGTCGAACAGGTTGAGAAGCGTGGACTCGCTGAACGCCTTGGCCCCGACGATGTGGACCTCGCGGATGCGCGCGGATTCACCTTCGGTCACGGTGAACGTCAGGTTCACCCGATTGCGCTCGATGGGCGTGACGGTGGTCACGACCTGGGCGTTGTAGAGGCTCTTGCTGACGTACTGGCGCTTGAGTTCCTGTTCGGCACGATCGGTCAGGGCCTTGTCGTAGGGTCGCCCATCGGCAAGTCCCACTTCGCGCAGCGACTTCTGCAATGCCGCCTTGTCGAATTCCTTGGTGCCCACGAAATCGACGTCGGCCACCGTCGGGCGCTCCTCGACGATCACCACCAGAACGCCGTTGTTGACATCGAGGCGCACATCCTTGAACAGCCCCAGCTCGAACAACGCACGGATCGCGGCGGACCCGGTCTCGTCGCTGTAGGTGTCGCCCACGCGCAGCGGCAGCGAGGCGAAGATGGTGCCGGGCTCCACGCGCTGCAGGCCTTCGACACGGATGTCCCGTACCGTGAAGGGCTCCACCGCCCAGGCGGCCGTGGCGGCCAGGGTGGCGGCGATCGCGGCCGCGACGCTTCGCAAACGGAAGCGACTGATTCTTTTGTTCATGAGATTTGCAGAATGCCGGCGCATGGAAGGCCGGCAGTGATTAACCAAAAAGCCGATTGACGTCGTTGAACAGCGCGATCGACATCATCACGAGCAACAGCGCCACGCCGCCACGCTGAAACCGCTCCATCCACGCATCCGAGACACTCTTGCCCGTCAGGCCCTCCCAAAGATAATACATCAGGTGTCCGCCATCGAGGACCGGCAGCGGCATCAGGTTGAGCACGCCCAGACTGACGCTGATGAGGGCCAGGAAGATGAGGTATTGGGTCAGTCCGAGACTGGCCGACTTGCCGGCGTAGTCGGCGATGGTGAGTGGCCCGCTCAGGTTCTTGAGCGATGCTTCGCCGATCACCATCTTGACCATCATGCGCACCGTCAGCGCCGAAACCTCCCAGGTCCGGACGACCCCCTTGCGCAATCCCTCGAGCGGTCCCTGGCGCACCGTGACCATCTCGGGCGGCGAACCCACGTAGGCACCGATGCGGCCCACCATGGTCGTGCCCTCTTCCTTGGCCTCGGGCGTCACGTCGAGGGACAGGGCGTGGCCGTCGCGCTCGATGCGCCACGTCTGCGAACGCGGGGTCGCACCATCGATCGACGCGCGGATGAGCTCGCGCAACTGCTGACCGTCGATGACGGACACCGATCCGATGGCGCGTACCACGTCGCCCTGGCGGAGACCGGCACGTTCGCCCGTGCCACCCGGGACGAGTTCGCCGATCTCGGGACGTGTCAAGGGTGCGAGGACGCCGATCCTGCGGAACATCTGCGCGTCGGCGTCGCGGGTCTCGATGCGGCTGAGCGGCAGGACGACTTGGCGTCCGCCATCGGCGATCTCCAGCGTGAGATCACGCCCGTCGAGCGCGCCCCGGGTCATGCGCCAGCGCAGGTCCTCGAACGAATCGACCGGCGTCAGGACGCCATCGAAGCCGGCCCGCGTGATCCGCTCGCCACCACGCAGGCCCGCCTGCTCGGCCAGCGATGCAGCGACCGGTCGTGCCAGCGTGGCCACCGGCTCCTGCACGCCGATCCAGTTCACCGTCGTGTAGAGCGCCGCCGCCAGCAGGAGGTTGGCGATCGGGCCGGCCGCCACGATGGCCACGCGCGAGCGCAGCGGCTGGGTGTTGAAGGCAAGATGGCGCTCGCCGGCGTCCACGGGCGCCTCGCGCTCGTCGAGCATCTTGACGTACCCGCCCAGCGGGAAAGCGCCGATGACGAACTCGGTGTCCTGCCCGGGGCGTTGGTTCGTCGGTTTCCAGCGGAACAGCGTCTTGCCGAAACCCACCGAGAACCGCAGCACCTTGACTCCGCACGCCACGGCCACGCGATAGTGGCCATATTCATGGACCGCGATCAGGAGACCCAGTGCGACGATGAATGCGATGACGGTGAGCATGGGAGATCCTCGAATGAAGGCGGCGAGCGGCGGATGCTCGACAGGAACCCGGAACGACGCCGTCTGAACGCCCGCCTGTCGGCCGGCGACTCAGGTTCCGGCGCGCCGGACGGCGGCACGCGCCGCCTCGCGGGCCATGGCATCGATCGCCAGCAGATCGCCGAGCGACGAGGGTTTGGAGGGTGACAGGACCGCCAAAGTTTCCATGTTGACCGAATGAATGCGGTCGAAACGCAGCCGCCGGTCGAGGAACGCCTCGACGGCGATCTCGTTGGCGGCATTGAGCACCGCCGTGGTACCCGGCGCGGCCGCCAACGCCTGCCAAGCTAATGCCAATCCCGGAAACAGCATGTCGTCGGGTGCCTCGAAGGTCAGGGCCGACAGCGCACGGAAATCCAATCGGGCCGCGCCGCTCTCGATGCGTTGCGGCCAGGCGAGACCGACCGCGATGGGCACGCGCATGTCGGGCGTGCCCAGTTGGGCGATGACGGACGCGTCGGTGAACTGCACCATCGAGTGGATGACGCTCTGCGGATGGATGACGACCTCGATCTGCCCGGGCGCGACACCGAAGAGGTGGCGAGCCTCGATCACCTCGAGCGCCTTGTTCATCATGGTGGCCGAGTCGACGGAGATCTTGCGGCCCATGACCCAGTTGGGATGGGCGCACGCCTGTTCGGGCGTGACCTCGGCGAGCGAGCCCGCCGCCCACGTGCGAAACGGCCCGCCCGATGCCGTCAGGATCAGCTTGTCGATGCATCCGGCCCAGCTCGAGGCATCTTCAGGCAGCGACTGGAAGATGGCGGAATGCTCGCTGTCGATCGGCAGGAGCGTCGCGCCGCCGGCTCTCACGGTGTCCATGAAGAGTTCGCCACCGACCACCAGCGCTTCCTTGTTGGCCAGCAGAAGCCGCTTGCCCGCGCGCGCGGCCGCCAAGCAGGGCGCCAGCCCGGCCGCGCCGACGATGGCGGCCATCACGGCATCGACTTCGTCATGCGACGCGATGACCTCGAGCGCATCGGGCTCGGACAGCACGCGGGTCGGAAGGCCATCGCGAACCAGCCGTTCGGCCAGGATCGCGGCATGCGGCGCGCTCGCCATCACCGCGAAACGTGGACGGAAGCGGCTGCACTGCGCCAGCAACTCCTCGACGCGGGTCGCGGCCGAGAGCGCGAACACCTCGAAGCGATCCGGATGTCGGGAAATGACGTCGAGCGTGTTGACGCCGACCGACCCCGTCGAGCCCAGGACCGTGATGCGCTGCCTCGGAGACGTCTGATCGGTCACGTCGCGGCCAATGAAGCCAGCATCATCGCGATGGGCAGGGTAGGAAGGAGCGCGTCGACACGGTCGAGCACGCCGCCATGGCCCGGCAGCAGGTTGCTGCTGTCCTTGGCGCCGGCGCTGCGCTTGACCAGCGACTCGACCAGATCGCCGACGACGCTCATGGCCGCCATGGCGATAACGCCGACGACAAGCAGCCACCAGCCCGTCGCGGCCAGCCGGCTGTAGAGACTCGCGACGTTCGCCCGGTTGGCCGCGTCGGCCCAGACCCAGATCAAGGCCAGCAGCATGACCCCGACCATGCCGCCCCAGACGCCTTCCCAGCTTTTGCCGGGGCTGATGGAGGGCGCGAGCTTGTTGCGCGTGAACCTGAGACCGAATGCCCGGCCGGCGAAGTACGCGAACACGTCGGCCACCCAGACGAGCAGGAAGATCGACAGCAGGAAGTTGATGCCCCAGGTCCGCGCCTGCACGGCGGCGAGCCAAGCGACCCAGAGCGCCAGCAAGCCGCCCACGAGCCGGATCGGCCGCGGAATCTTCGGCCATCCCGGCACGGCGCCACGCAGCAGCGCCGCGCCGCCAGCGACCCATGCGACGCTGGACACGATCCAGACCGGCAGCAGATCCTGGCCGATCAGGCCGGCCCACCACGAGAAGGCGCACAGCACCACCATCTCGATGCCCAGGAACACGGACATGCGGGGGCCGTGGCCGTTGAGCCG harbors:
- the lpxB gene encoding lipid-A-disaccharide synthase: MPDNATKRFALVAGEPSGDLLAGLLLDGIRRRWPDVQTQGIGGPQMLRRGFESWWPQEKLAVRGYIEVLRHYAEIAGIRRQLKARLLREWPELFIGVDAPDFNLDLESALRGRGMKTVHFVCPSIWAWRADRIDKIRSAADHVLCIFPFEPALLEEQGVEATYVGHPLANVIPMSPDRSAARAALGLSGDAPVVALLPGSRRSEVRALAARFFATAALMVQRMPALRFVSPVIPSLREEVEGLLRASDVADRVQLVDGRSHEVLAACDVTLIASGTATLEAALFKRPMVIAYNMNRVSWHLMHRQQLQPWVGLPNILCRDFVVPELLQEAATPEALAQATLHWLQASDAVDALQRRFTALHAELQRDTPTLCADAIEKVLAG
- the lpxA gene encoding acyl-ACP--UDP-N-acetylglucosamine O-acyltransferase; amino-acid sequence: MTQVHSTALVDPSAQLDASVSVGPYAVIGPHVSVGAGTTIGAHCVIEGRTTIGRDNRIFQFSSLGAVPQDKKYAGEPTELRIGDRNTIREFCTFNLGVPGAGGVTRVGSDNWIMAYTHVAHDCRVGDHTTLANNTTLAGHVELGDWVLIGGLTGIHQFVKVGAHAMVGFASAVTQDVPPYMLVDGNPLAVRGFHLEGLRRRDFSAVRIAAIKQMHRLLYRQGRKLEDARAAIDALAIESPEAAGDVALMSDFLSRSTRGIAR
- the fabZ gene encoding 3-hydroxyacyl-ACP dehydratase FabZ, with the protein product MTTLDIHQILKLLPHRYPFLLVDRVLDMEKGKRITALKNVTMNEPFFNGHFPHRPVMPGVLMLEAMAQAAALLSFHSLDIVPDDNTVYYFAAIDGARFKRPVEPGDQLTLEVEIDRMKAGISKFTGRARVGSELACEATLMCAMRQLS
- the lpxD gene encoding UDP-3-O-(3-hydroxymyristoyl)glucosamine N-acyltransferase, whose protein sequence is MALRLGAIVDALGGELHGDAALSIERLSSLQNATPDALSFLSHPKYRKELTASRAGCVIVAPALSDVAMSRGACILTPDPYLYFARLTQHWKVAHARPDAVRIHPSAAIDADAVIDESVRIGAFCVVERGARIGAGTVLKSRVTVNEDCVIGARCLLHPGVVIGADGFGFAPHEGHWIKIEQLGAVRIGDDVEIGANTCIDRGALDDTVIEDGVKLDNLIQIGHNVRIGRHSAMAGCVGVAGSAVIGAHCTVGGGAIVLGHLTLVDGVHVSAATVVTRSIHKPGQYTGMFPIDDNATWEKNAATLKQLHRLRDRIKALENKHDAR
- a CDS encoding OmpH family outer membrane protein, whose amino-acid sequence is MIHSFRVASAVLLVPLAVLAVLPAQAQETFRIGFVNPDRVLREAQPAKLAQAKLESEFLKRERDVASQGEALKVASEKFEREAPTLSEGQRATRQRALVDQDREFQRKRREFQEDLNARKNEELQQVYDRANRVVKQVAEAEKYDAILQEAIYINPKHDITEKVIKALNNSVPAAAPTGGK
- the bamA gene encoding outer membrane protein assembly factor BamA, producing MNKRISRFRLRSVAAAIAATLAATAAWAVEPFTVRDIRVEGLQRVEPGTIFASLPLRVGDTYSDETGSAAIRALFELGLFKDVRLDVNNGVLVVIVEERPTVADVDFVGTKEFDKAALQKSLREVGLADGRPYDKALTDRAEQELKRQYVSKSLYNAQVVTTVTPIERNRVNLTFTVTEGESARIREVHIVGAKAFSESTLLNLFDQDAGGWMSWYTKSNQYSRAKLNADLETLRSYYLSRGYLEFRIDSTQVALSPDREDLAVTVNITEGEKFTVAGVKLDGNYLGRDEEFKSLVTIRAGQPYNGEQVAETTKAFTDYFGTFGYAFARVEARPEIDRTTNRVTLSLLAEPARRVYVRRLSVGGNNKTRDEVVRREFRQYEASWYDGDKIKLSRDRVDRLGFFTEVTVDTQEVPGSPDQVDLTVNVVEKPTGSLQLGAGFSSSEKVSLTFGISQENVFGSGNFLGLQVNTSKYYKTISLTATDPYFTKDGISRTFSVFHQTSRPYYTQDGDYSLVSEGGSIKFGVPFSEVDTVFFGAGLERFNFKPGSIVAATTPQAYREYFGCQLSAAGIITSCTDDSKWGLPLTIGWARDDRDSALVPTSGRLQRGNLEWGVGGDLKYIKSSYQYQQYFPLTKQYTLAFNGEVGYGKALQDQLYPIFKNFYAGGLGSIRGFEQNSLGPRDSVTRAALGGTKKAILNVELSTPFPGAGNDRTLRLYGFFDVGNVFTDRTTQTDAQWAAQKKIRASLGLGISWISPLGPLRLAVARPIRSQKEDDLSDPLNPIYKDRIQSFQFQIGTSF
- the rseP gene encoding RIP metalloprotease RseP, which encodes MLTVIAFIVALGLLIAVHEYGHYRVAVACGVKVLRFSVGFGKTLFRWKPTNQRPGQDTEFVIGAFPLGGYVKMLDEREAPVDAGERHLAFNTQPLRSRVAIVAAGPIANLLLAAALYTTVNWIGVQEPVATLARPVAASLAEQAGLRGGERITRAGFDGVLTPVDSFEDLRWRMTRGALDGRDLTLEIADGGRQVVLPLSRIETRDADAQMFRRIGVLAPLTRPEIGELVPGGTGERAGLRQGDVVRAIGSVSVIDGQQLRELIRASIDGATPRSQTWRIERDGHALSLDVTPEAKEEGTTMVGRIGAYVGSPPEMVTVRQGPLEGLRKGVVRTWEVSALTVRMMVKMVIGEASLKNLSGPLTIADYAGKSASLGLTQYLIFLALISVSLGVLNLMPLPVLDGGHLMYYLWEGLTGKSVSDAWMERFQRGGVALLLVMMSIALFNDVNRLFG
- the ispC gene encoding 1-deoxy-D-xylulose-5-phosphate reductoisomerase gives rise to the protein MTDQTSPRQRITVLGSTGSVGVNTLDVISRHPDRFEVFALSAATRVEELLAQCSRFRPRFAVMASAPHAAILAERLVRDGLPTRVLSEPDALEVIASHDEVDAVMAAIVGAAGLAPCLAAARAGKRLLLANKEALVVGGELFMDTVRAGGATLLPIDSEHSAIFQSLPEDASSWAGCIDKLILTASGGPFRTWAAGSLAEVTPEQACAHPNWVMGRKISVDSATMMNKALEVIEARHLFGVAPGQIEVVIHPQSVIHSMVQFTDASVIAQLGTPDMRVPIAVGLAWPQRIESGAARLDFRALSALTFEAPDDMLFPGLALAWQALAAAPGTTAVLNAANEIAVEAFLDRRLRFDRIHSVNMETLAVLSPSKPSSLGDLLAIDAMAREAARAAVRRAGT
- a CDS encoding phosphatidate cytidylyltransferase; its protein translation is MLKQRIITALVLLAILLPALFYATPVPFTVVMLALIGAAAWEWGRLNGHGPRMSVFLGIEMVVLCAFSWWAGLIGQDLLPVWIVSSVAWVAGGAALLRGAVPGWPKIPRPIRLVGGLLALWVAWLAAVQARTWGINFLLSIFLLVWVADVFAYFAGRAFGLRFTRNKLAPSISPGKSWEGVWGGMVGVMLLALIWVWADAANRANVASLYSRLAATGWWLLVVGVIAMAAMSVVGDLVESLVKRSAGAKDSSNLLPGHGGVLDRVDALLPTLPIAMMLASLAAT